In bacterium, a genomic segment contains:
- a CDS encoding TonB-dependent receptor plug domain-containing protein, with product MSVSSNPFRLFHWLILLWLCLGEILQAGTVGRLEGMVQDAATREPLIGAAVMILETRQGTVSDSRGGFVIHNLRAGTYQVRVSLLGYQTLVFREVVVLPDLRSRLAVRLKSMPIEMQGIEVTAERPLIQTDVTGTVWEKSAAQLETLPIEKFHNVIGLQPGVTTEGHVRGGKTREVVYLVDGFPIQDLISGGLGMELPKSAISQLSVKTGGFEAEYGNALSGVVNIITRNGGDQPHLRLRLEKDDLFGGTQTSRTNELEATAGGPLVRGKSSYFLANTLHLSDSRWWQDLHYFFKSPIEKELFGLAKIDWLFS from the coding sequence ATGTCCGTCTCATCAAACCCTTTCCGGCTTTTTCATTGGCTGATCCTGTTATGGCTTTGTCTGGGGGAAATCCTGCAAGCCGGCACTGTGGGCCGGCTGGAGGGCATGGTTCAGGATGCAGCCACCCGGGAGCCTCTGATCGGTGCGGCGGTCATGATCTTGGAAACGCGGCAAGGGACGGTGAGCGACAGCCGGGGCGGTTTTGTGATTCACAATCTGCGCGCCGGAACCTATCAGGTGAGGGTGTCCCTGCTCGGCTATCAGACATTGGTTTTCCGGGAGGTCGTGGTTCTGCCGGATCTGCGCTCGCGGCTCGCTGTGCGGCTCAAAAGCATGCCCATCGAAATGCAGGGGATCGAGGTGACCGCTGAACGCCCCCTCATCCAAACCGATGTGACGGGCACGGTCTGGGAAAAATCCGCCGCCCAACTGGAGACCCTGCCTATAGAAAAATTTCACAACGTCATCGGCCTGCAGCCCGGGGTGACCACGGAGGGGCATGTCCGCGGCGGTAAAACGCGTGAGGTGGTCTATCTGGTGGACGGTTTTCCCATCCAGGATCTCATCAGCGGCGGATTGGGGATGGAACTGCCCAAAAGCGCCATCTCCCAGCTCAGCGTCAAGACCGGCGGGTTTGAAGCAGAGTACGGCAATGCGCTCTCAGGCGTCGTCAACATCATCACCCGCAACGGCGGCGACCAGCCGCACTTGAGACTGCGGCTGGAAAAGGACGACCTGTTCGGCGGCACGCAGACGAGCAGGACCAACGAACTGGAGGCCACAGCCGGCGGCCCTCTGGTCAGAGGAAAAAGTTCCTATTTCCTCGCCAACACGCTCCATCTCAGCGACAGCCGATGGTGGCAGGACCTGCACTATTTTTTCAAATCGCCCATTGAGAAAGAGCTGTTCGGCCTGGCAAAAATCGACTGGCTTTTTTCCAG
- a CDS encoding PhoPQ-activated pathogenicity-like protein PqaA type, with protein MKTIIRIRPLFFLLVALYGLSLNGCAGRMEQPPVAPTRNVIKDYATATKAEYSYRLHKTIPGNGYTTHVLRMISGKWLTEQEVQETEWWHWVHVVVPDTLSSSTALLMIGGGKREESEPKDAPSSLRQIALQTHSVVAHLHNVPNQPLNFVNDPYGRRSEDELIAYGWRKFLEAGGGEDQVQWLARLPMTRAAVRAMDAITDYTTQTLGRPVTRFVTAGGSKRGWTTWATAIADERVAAIVPLVIDLLNLEPSFLHHWQAYGQWSSAVDDYVREGIMEWMGTLEFNQLLKYADPYSYHKQLTLPKMVINASGDEFFLPDSWQFYWQDLVGEKHLRYIPNTGHSLSKTDAEETIAAFFESVVKQTPRPDFDWRVDRGALVIVTSPNQPPQSIKLWQATNDNARDFRLPVLGKAYISTEVPLSSDGKYRITVTPPEKGWTAFFVELTYPGPGRTPFKFTTGVTVVPEQLPFPAFKPATPKGTPMPTQKTSGFQIKR; from the coding sequence ATGAAAACGATCATCCGAATTCGACCGCTGTTCTTTTTGCTTGTCGCCCTTTATGGGCTCTCTCTCAACGGATGCGCCGGACGAATGGAACAACCGCCCGTTGCGCCGACCCGGAATGTGATCAAAGACTATGCAACGGCCACCAAAGCGGAATACAGTTACCGCCTGCATAAAACCATCCCCGGCAACGGATACACCACCCATGTCCTGCGCATGATCAGCGGCAAGTGGTTGACGGAACAAGAGGTGCAGGAGACGGAGTGGTGGCATTGGGTGCACGTCGTGGTTCCGGATACGCTCTCCAGCTCCACCGCTCTGCTGATGATCGGCGGCGGCAAACGCGAAGAATCAGAGCCCAAGGACGCCCCTTCTTCGCTGCGACAGATCGCTCTGCAGACCCACAGCGTGGTGGCGCATCTGCACAATGTGCCCAATCAGCCGCTTAATTTTGTCAACGATCCCTATGGCCGGCGATCAGAGGATGAATTGATCGCCTACGGCTGGCGCAAGTTTCTCGAAGCAGGCGGCGGAGAGGATCAGGTCCAATGGCTGGCCCGGTTGCCCATGACCCGAGCGGCGGTCCGCGCCATGGACGCCATTACCGATTACACCACGCAGACGCTTGGGCGTCCGGTGACCCGGTTTGTGACCGCCGGCGGCTCCAAACGCGGATGGACGACTTGGGCCACGGCCATCGCTGATGAACGCGTGGCGGCCATTGTTCCGCTGGTGATCGATCTGCTCAACTTGGAGCCGTCCTTTCTCCACCACTGGCAGGCCTATGGACAATGGTCATCGGCAGTGGACGATTACGTCCGCGAAGGCATCATGGAATGGATGGGCACTCTCGAATTCAACCAGCTGCTGAAATATGCAGACCCTTACTCTTATCATAAACAGTTGACCCTGCCCAAGATGGTGATCAATGCTTCAGGGGATGAATTTTTTCTTCCGGATTCGTGGCAATTTTATTGGCAGGACTTGGTCGGCGAAAAACATCTGCGCTATATTCCCAATACCGGCCATTCTCTGAGCAAAACCGATGCTGAGGAGACGATAGCCGCCTTTTTTGAAAGCGTCGTCAAGCAAACGCCTCGGCCTGATTTTGATTGGCGCGTGGACAGAGGCGCTCTGGTGATCGTGACCAGCCCGAATCAACCGCCGCAGAGCATCAAACTCTGGCAGGCCACCAACGATAATGCCCGTGATTTTCGCCTTCCGGTTCTGGGCAAAGCTTATATTTCCACCGAGGTACCTCTGAGCAGCGATGGAAAATACCGGATCACCGTCACTCCTCCGGAAAAGGGCTGGACCGCCTTTTTCGTCGAGCTCACCTATCCTGGCCCGGGCCGGACGCCGTTTAAATTCACCACCGGCGTGACCGTAGTGCCGGAACAGCTGCCGTTCCCGGCTTTTAAACCGGCGACGCCGAAAGGGACGCCCATGCCGACACAGAAAACAAGCGGATTCCAAATCAAGCGCTGA
- a CDS encoding alkaline phosphatase family protein encodes MHHFSAGSRRGRVLTLFLAAWFVGFSAIAQERQRQDLRQAGNLQLLNLWGEQPAVIQSLYNAAFNVLAADQFAGYKALSQDSVVRRLSRACNLTHLGGPMLGDLTSQGAKVWVRTLYPARVEVRVATERGEKKFGPVKSTFENDLSAVVAVTGLKPGTSHVYRVLIDGTPILLPQPAILTTLPSSSHSGPWRIIFGSCYHRWGLGNQALAQRMAERTPHALLLCGDIAVQDRNNHLGMHRADYLLRDFFPAWKNLVASLPVYAVWDDHDYFDNDKAGVPEGYSPADRLNVWRVFKRAWNNPSYGFGSKGQGLFFRTRIGPCDVIMTDTRYFRKNETGSFLGDEQMKWLLKQLQACQGPFIILSSGTMWNDYVSNGKDSWGRWDPAGRERIFHFIESKRIGGVLLISGDRHGARGFRIPRSSGYEFYEFEAASLGGRTGPPVTDPEWRTQLYGVAGVYAFGEFTFDTSIPDPVVTFRLIQQDGTILYEVALPRSQLTPPPARHDERTCLNYNSCTISPASRLQSHEQGIESLCTP; translated from the coding sequence ATGCACCATTTCTCCGCTGGTTCCAGAAGAGGTCGGGTCCTGACTTTATTCCTGGCTGCGTGGTTTGTCGGATTCAGCGCCATTGCCCAAGAACGGCAACGGCAGGATCTCCGCCAGGCCGGGAATTTACAGCTGCTCAACCTCTGGGGGGAACAGCCGGCTGTCATCCAGTCGCTCTACAATGCCGCTTTCAACGTCCTTGCAGCCGATCAATTTGCCGGCTATAAGGCCCTTTCCCAGGACTCTGTGGTGCGCAGGCTGAGCAGAGCCTGCAACCTGACGCATCTCGGCGGTCCCATGCTGGGCGACCTTACTTCGCAGGGAGCTAAAGTGTGGGTGCGTACGCTTTATCCCGCCAGGGTTGAGGTCCGCGTCGCCACGGAGCGTGGTGAGAAAAAGTTCGGCCCGGTCAAAAGCACGTTCGAAAATGATCTGTCCGCCGTTGTAGCGGTCACCGGATTAAAGCCGGGTACGAGTCATGTCTACCGGGTTTTGATCGACGGAACGCCCATCCTTCTTCCGCAGCCCGCCATTCTCACTACTCTTCCATCCAGCAGCCATTCGGGTCCATGGCGGATCATTTTCGGCAGTTGTTATCATCGCTGGGGGTTGGGCAATCAAGCTCTAGCTCAGCGCATGGCGGAGCGCACGCCGCATGCTCTCCTGCTTTGCGGCGACATTGCGGTACAGGACCGGAACAATCATTTGGGCATGCATCGCGCCGACTATTTGTTGCGCGATTTTTTCCCGGCATGGAAAAATCTCGTCGCCTCTTTGCCGGTCTATGCCGTATGGGATGATCACGACTATTTTGATAACGATAAAGCAGGCGTCCCTGAAGGATATTCTCCTGCAGACCGGCTGAACGTATGGCGCGTATTCAAACGGGCGTGGAATAATCCATCCTATGGTTTCGGCTCAAAGGGGCAGGGTCTTTTTTTTCGGACGCGGATTGGTCCGTGCGACGTCATCATGACCGATACCCGGTATTTCCGCAAGAATGAAACGGGATCCTTTCTGGGCGACGAGCAGATGAAATGGCTGCTGAAACAACTGCAAGCATGCCAAGGCCCGTTCATCATTCTGTCCAGCGGCACCATGTGGAACGATTATGTTTCAAACGGCAAGGATTCCTGGGGTCGATGGGATCCCGCCGGCCGGGAACGGATATTCCATTTCATCGAATCCAAACGAATCGGCGGAGTGTTGCTGATATCCGGGGATCGCCATGGCGCGCGCGGCTTTCGTATTCCGCGTTCATCCGGATACGAGTTTTACGAATTTGAAGCGGCCAGCCTTGGCGGCCGCACAGGACCGCCGGTGACCGATCCGGAGTGGAGGACCCAGCTCTACGGCGTGGCCGGCGTTTATGCTTTTGGAGAGTTTACTTTTGACACCTCAATCCCGGATCCCGTTGTCACTTTTAGATTGATCCAGCAGGATGGGACGATCCTTTACGAAGTGGCGTTGCCCCGCAGCCAGCTGACGCCGCCTCCGGCCAGACACGATGAAAGAACCTGCTTAAATTACAACAGTTGCACTATTTCACCAGCCTCACGGCTGCAATCCCATGAGCAAGGCATCGAAAGTCTGTGCACTCCCTAA
- a CDS encoding sulfatase: MGTAGLTLCLGGIGLNGCAAKRKRPNILLAISDDQSWLHTGTLGCRAVHTPAFDRIAAEGVLCSNAFCTAPQCSPNRASLLTGRHLWQNAEAGTHASSFPRRLIVYPDLLENAGYAVGFTGKPWGPGNWRVSGWPRNPVGEEFNQAKTATPPSSGIARDDYAANFKLFLAQIERNRPFCFWYGCQEPHRDYERGSGLNAGKKLEEVVVPPFLPDTEAVRSDLLDYLLEIEWFDRHLAEMMNLLAERGELDDTLIIVTSDNGMPFPRAKANLYEFGVHLPLAVRYPAAVPQGRRIDDLISFVDLAPTLLEAAGLAAPDTMTGRSIWPLLTADKCGILDSCRDHVLFGRERHTHARPDNLGYPSRAIRTHQYLYIWNIKPERWPVGDPQGFYDVDASPSKEYILEHRSQESFADFFALAFGVRSEEELYDVTADPACLNNLAQLESHASIRQDLRARLESQLQTQGDPRMNGSEVFESYPRFSPMRMEIPGFKEQNHYNLRYRALEREDDTNESLQHQG; encoded by the coding sequence ATGGGTACTGCCGGTCTGACCCTATGTTTGGGAGGCATTGGACTGAACGGCTGCGCGGCAAAACGGAAAAGGCCCAATATCTTGCTGGCGATCAGCGACGATCAGTCCTGGCTGCATACCGGCACCTTGGGCTGCCGCGCGGTTCACACTCCGGCCTTTGATCGGATTGCCGCAGAAGGGGTGCTTTGCAGCAATGCCTTCTGCACAGCGCCTCAGTGCAGCCCCAACCGGGCATCTCTGCTCACCGGCCGTCATCTGTGGCAAAACGCAGAGGCGGGAACCCATGCCAGCAGTTTTCCCCGCCGACTGATAGTTTATCCGGATCTGCTGGAAAACGCGGGCTATGCGGTTGGATTTACCGGAAAACCGTGGGGACCCGGCAATTGGCGGGTCAGCGGGTGGCCGCGCAATCCGGTTGGAGAAGAATTCAATCAGGCGAAAACAGCGACGCCTCCGTCCTCTGGAATCGCCCGCGATGATTACGCCGCCAATTTCAAACTATTTCTGGCGCAGATAGAGCGGAACCGGCCGTTCTGTTTCTGGTATGGGTGTCAGGAGCCGCATCGCGACTATGAGAGAGGATCGGGCTTGAATGCGGGCAAGAAGTTGGAGGAGGTGGTGGTGCCGCCGTTTTTGCCCGATACCGAGGCGGTGCGCAGCGATCTTCTTGATTATCTGCTGGAAATCGAATGGTTCGACCGGCATTTGGCGGAGATGATGAACCTGCTGGCGGAACGCGGCGAACTCGACGATACCTTGATCATCGTCACCTCTGACAACGGCATGCCGTTTCCGCGCGCTAAAGCAAATCTTTATGAGTTCGGCGTTCATCTTCCTTTGGCCGTGCGTTATCCCGCCGCGGTCCCTCAAGGTCGGCGCATCGATGATCTAATCAGCTTTGTCGATCTGGCGCCGACCCTGCTGGAGGCAGCCGGGCTTGCCGCGCCTGACACAATGACCGGCCGTAGCATTTGGCCGCTGCTGACAGCGGACAAATGCGGCATTTTGGATTCCTGCCGGGACCATGTGCTTTTCGGCCGGGAGCGGCACACGCACGCACGGCCTGATAATCTGGGCTATCCGAGCCGTGCCATTCGCACACATCAGTATCTGTATATTTGGAATATAAAACCTGAACGCTGGCCGGTCGGGGATCCGCAAGGCTTTTATGATGTTGACGCCTCTCCCAGCAAGGAATATATCCTGGAACATCGCAGTCAAGAATCTTTTGCCGATTTTTTTGCTTTGGCCTTCGGAGTGCGCAGCGAGGAGGAACTCTATGATGTGACGGCGGATCCTGCGTGTCTCAATAATCTTGCGCAGTTGGAGTCCCATGCTTCGATCCGGCAAGACCTGCGCGCCAGACTGGAGAGCCAGCTGCAGACACAGGGGGATCCACGCATGAACGGCAGCGAAGTTTTTGAAAGCTATCCCCGTTTTAGTCCCATGCGCATGGAAATTCCCGGATTCAAAGAACAGAATCACTACAATCTGCGTTATCGCGCATTGGAAAGAGAAGATGATACAAATGAAAGCTTACAGCATCAAGGTTGA